In uncultured Fretibacterium sp., the following are encoded in one genomic region:
- a CDS encoding SpoIVB peptidase S55 domain-containing protein has translation MNGLSIRRLAAVLLCACACSWAWSPAFGEAPRTAPVEIPKPLVPFVPEQPIVSAGALRAGMRGYLLTVLRGTRPERLPLEVVDVVPQKGEVSRSILVRLLPSANNRAGGVAQGMSGSPVYIGGRLAGAVGSGWSFSDHNLALVTPIEDMCAVFSRPDRPAHPLGRGPSPRGSGSVAPLSVAGLDGRSAERLAHALGVAVEPTPAGASKALEVVPGRLSPGEAVAALLVWGDVEVGATGTVTATARDGRFLAFGHPFLERGAVNFPAARARIHETIPSQAFPFKLASPVSLVGTVTQDRAAGIGGRTDFFTPSVSAALAFTDADQGGLRTVRNFRVVPDAFLGGRLLQGVFSGLMDDIWRRRGQGTMTVNLHIDGRGVDRGWARKNVFFSEDDVSTAALREAARIWDLFLLQPFADGMPIGFRLEVEATEEPRVLFIEDVNVSSDAQPGEALNVGVTLRPWRKRPVHKSFTLTVPKEASGTCELLVRGGGINSLPQLALEGGWKSIDSLDRMLTEVGAMDANNELVLELLCDPDVIKAAKEGPRSDDRRGGSSDLLPEEREFLSETKARRIREGTLRISRSDYFVDGMMKRLITVKGEGEGEGER, from the coding sequence TTGAATGGTCTTTCGATACGGCGCCTTGCCGCCGTCCTGCTCTGCGCCTGTGCCTGCTCGTGGGCTTGGAGCCCGGCATTTGGGGAGGCCCCCCGGACCGCGCCCGTTGAGATCCCCAAGCCCCTCGTTCCCTTCGTCCCTGAGCAGCCGATCGTCTCCGCGGGTGCGCTGAGGGCCGGGATGAGGGGCTATCTGCTCACGGTTCTCAGGGGGACGCGCCCGGAACGCCTGCCGTTGGAGGTCGTGGACGTTGTCCCCCAGAAGGGGGAGGTGAGCCGTTCCATCCTGGTCCGCCTCCTGCCGTCGGCGAACAATCGGGCGGGGGGCGTGGCCCAGGGAATGAGCGGGTCCCCGGTCTACATCGGGGGCAGGCTGGCCGGGGCCGTGGGGAGCGGATGGAGCTTCAGCGATCACAATCTGGCGCTGGTCACGCCCATCGAGGACATGTGCGCGGTCTTTTCCCGTCCCGACAGGCCCGCGCATCCATTGGGCAGGGGACCCTCGCCGCGCGGGTCGGGCTCCGTCGCGCCGCTCTCGGTGGCGGGGCTCGATGGGAGGTCCGCGGAGCGCCTGGCCCATGCCTTGGGCGTCGCCGTGGAGCCCACTCCCGCCGGCGCCTCGAAGGCCCTGGAGGTCGTGCCGGGCAGGCTCTCGCCCGGGGAGGCCGTGGCGGCCCTCCTGGTCTGGGGGGACGTCGAGGTCGGCGCGACGGGTACCGTCACGGCGACCGCCAGGGACGGGCGTTTTCTGGCCTTCGGGCATCCCTTCCTGGAGCGCGGGGCCGTGAACTTTCCCGCGGCCCGGGCCCGCATCCACGAGACGATCCCCAGCCAGGCCTTTCCGTTCAAGCTCGCGAGCCCCGTCTCGCTCGTCGGCACGGTGACGCAGGACCGGGCCGCGGGCATCGGCGGCAGGACGGATTTCTTCACCCCATCGGTCTCCGCCGCCCTGGCCTTCACGGACGCCGATCAGGGAGGGCTGCGGACGGTCCGGAACTTCCGCGTCGTCCCGGATGCCTTTTTGGGGGGACGCCTGCTGCAGGGGGTTTTCTCCGGCCTGATGGACGACATCTGGCGGCGTAGGGGGCAGGGCACCATGACCGTGAACCTGCACATCGACGGCCGGGGGGTGGACAGGGGATGGGCCCGGAAGAACGTATTCTTCTCCGAGGATGACGTCTCCACGGCGGCGCTCCGCGAGGCCGCGAGGATATGGGATCTCTTCCTGCTCCAGCCCTTCGCGGATGGGATGCCCATCGGGTTCCGCCTCGAGGTCGAGGCCACGGAGGAACCCAGGGTCCTGTTCATTGAGGACGTGAACGTCTCCTCCGACGCGCAGCCCGGCGAGGCACTGAACGTCGGGGTGACGCTGCGCCCCTGGCGCAAACGACCCGTGCACAAGAGCTTCACCCTCACTGTGCCGAAGGAGGCGTCCGGGACGTGCGAGCTCCTGGTCCGCGGCGGCGGGATCAACTCCCTGCCCCAGCTGGCGCTGGAGGGCGGCTGGAAGTCCATCGACAGCCTGGACCGGATGCTGACGGAGGTCGGAGCCATGGACGCCAACAACGAGCTGGTCCTGGAGCTGCTCTGCGACCCCGACGTCATCAAGGCCGCCAAGGAGGGCCCCCGCAGCGATGACCGCCGCGGTGGTTCCTCTGACCTGCTGCCCGAGGAACGGGAGTTCCTGAGCGAGACGAAGGCCCGGAGGATCCGGGAGGGGACCCTGAGGATATCGCGCTCGGATTACTTCGTCGACGGGATGATGAAGCGCCTGATTACGGTGAAGGGGGAGGGCGAGGGCGAGGGGGAACGATGA
- the tmk gene encoding dTMP kinase — translation MRGRGICVSRGLFVTIEGIDGCGKSTQAARLADWLEARTGCGVLRTFEPGGWGGGALRSLIMAGDVPDDLTELLLFLADRSGHLASVVLPALSEGRIVLCERYSDSTLAYQVWGRGLSEAFVASLIASCGFLAPDLTVLLDIDAGTAERRLGGRGGADRIESAGSAFMARVAEGYRELARRSPERIIVVDAAGTEDEVGARIESAALEPLEGLLRAG, via the coding sequence ATGAGGGGCCGCGGGATCTGCGTCTCGCGCGGACTTTTCGTTACGATCGAGGGGATCGACGGCTGTGGAAAGAGCACGCAGGCCGCCCGCCTGGCCGACTGGCTCGAGGCGCGGACGGGGTGCGGGGTACTGCGCACGTTCGAACCCGGTGGCTGGGGCGGTGGAGCGCTGCGCTCCCTGATCATGGCCGGGGACGTCCCGGACGACCTCACGGAGCTGCTGCTCTTCCTGGCGGACCGCAGCGGGCACTTGGCCTCCGTCGTGCTGCCCGCGCTCTCCGAGGGGCGGATCGTCCTGTGCGAGCGCTACTCGGACTCCACCCTGGCCTATCAGGTCTGGGGCCGGGGGTTGTCCGAGGCGTTCGTCGCCTCGCTGATCGCGTCCTGCGGCTTTCTCGCGCCCGACCTGACGGTGCTGCTGGATATCGACGCTGGGACGGCGGAGCGCCGCCTGGGGGGCCGGGGCGGCGCCGACCGCATCGAGTCCGCGGGGAGCGCGTTTATGGCGCGCGTCGCCGAGGGGTACCGGGAGCTGGCCCGGCGCAGCCCGGAGCGGATTATTGTTGTGGATGCCGCCGGTACGGAGGACGAGGTCGGGGCCCGGATCGAATCGGCTGCCCTGGAGCCTTTGGAGGGATTGCTCCGTGCGGGTTAA
- a CDS encoding DUF327 domain-containing protein, which yields MRVKRSGEGTKGRVEYGAGGGARHPAVPGAVPAGPSFALAMEETEVRALLDRLDAVAARLSVFPAERLILEYRSILTELLRRAMKGFSLRRDLRWRKTDRTMFVTLERAESAMEELEDAFRREGDRSRAIALLEEIKGCLVSLLM from the coding sequence GTGCGGGTTAAGAGGAGCGGGGAGGGGACGAAGGGCAGGGTGGAGTACGGCGCCGGGGGCGGCGCACGCCATCCTGCGGTGCCGGGGGCGGTCCCCGCCGGGCCGTCCTTCGCCCTGGCCATGGAGGAGACGGAGGTCCGCGCGCTCCTGGACCGCCTCGACGCCGTTGCGGCCAGGCTCTCGGTCTTTCCGGCCGAGCGCCTGATATTGGAGTACCGGTCCATCCTGACGGAGCTGCTCCGGCGGGCCATGAAGGGTTTCAGCCTCAGGCGTGACCTCCGCTGGCGCAAGACCGACCGCACGATGTTCGTCACCCTGGAACGGGCCGAGTCCGCCATGGAGGAGCTCGAGGACGCCTTCCGCAGGGAGGGGGACCGAAGCCGGGCGATAGCCCTGCTGGAGGAGATCAAGGGATGCCTGGTGTCGCTTCTTATGTGA
- the ricT gene encoding regulatory iron-sulfur-containing complex subunit RicT, whose translation MLQEVEYVGNADADRIEEYYRCRGDEDSVLLRSREILVSHGLQMKLVDVEFLLDRKKLFFYFTSEQRVDFRGYVRDLAREFRTRIEMRQIGVRDEARVVSGIGPCGRPCCCSYWLHRFTPICIRMVKEQNLALNPTKISGICGRLMCCMAYEHSLYNTLWRSLPSPGAKIRTENGTYVLDSVDLASESVRVRFPNGHLVPVSIAEFPDFREAVLQGQDWGGEAAASAAAPRFAPGAQRRASGTRREAGAGRTETRPATARPMDRRGKPEKVSLDEHLASLAGRESGRPVPNLPESAEREALGNGEQGAAPKKRRRRKSEGAARAGAPVPGPSTPRLVEGTEEKGARPSRPPRRRLDRQDRPGTGSEPPSGGDEPRGEERGRPRPRRRPDRRPRERQDGGGDTGKGEA comes from the coding sequence ATGCTGCAGGAGGTCGAGTACGTAGGGAACGCGGATGCCGATCGGATCGAGGAGTATTACCGGTGCCGGGGCGACGAGGATTCGGTCCTGCTGCGCAGCCGGGAGATCCTGGTCTCCCACGGGCTCCAGATGAAGCTGGTGGACGTCGAGTTCCTTCTGGACCGCAAGAAGCTCTTCTTCTACTTCACATCGGAGCAGCGCGTCGACTTCCGCGGTTACGTCCGCGACCTCGCCAGGGAGTTCCGGACCCGCATCGAGATGCGGCAGATCGGCGTCCGGGACGAGGCCCGCGTCGTGAGCGGCATCGGGCCCTGCGGCAGGCCCTGCTGCTGCAGTTATTGGTTGCACCGGTTCACGCCCATCTGCATCCGCATGGTCAAGGAGCAGAACCTGGCCTTGAACCCGACGAAGATATCGGGCATCTGCGGGCGTCTGATGTGCTGCATGGCCTACGAGCACTCCCTTTACAATACACTCTGGAGGTCCCTGCCCAGCCCGGGGGCCAAGATCAGAACGGAGAATGGGACCTACGTCCTCGACAGCGTGGACCTCGCCTCGGAGTCCGTCCGGGTGCGATTCCCCAATGGGCACCTCGTCCCGGTCTCCATCGCGGAGTTCCCGGACTTCAGGGAGGCCGTCCTGCAGGGGCAGGACTGGGGGGGCGAAGCCGCGGCTTCGGCTGCGGCCCCGCGGTTCGCTCCCGGAGCACAGAGGCGGGCGTCGGGGACGAGGCGGGAGGCCGGGGCCGGGAGGACGGAGACCCGTCCGGCAACGGCTCGTCCAATGGATCGCCGGGGCAAGCCGGAGAAGGTATCCCTGGACGAACATCTGGCGAGCCTGGCGGGTCGGGAGTCCGGCCGTCCCGTGCCTAACCTGCCCGAGTCCGCGGAGCGGGAGGCCCTCGGGAACGGAGAGCAGGGCGCTGCGCCGAAGAAGCGGCGGAGACGCAAGAGCGAAGGGGCCGCCCGTGCCGGCGCGCCGGTCCCAGGCCCGTCGACGCCCCGCCTGGTTGAGGGAACGGAGGAAAAGGGGGCCCGGCCCAGCCGGCCCCCGCGACGGCGTCTGGACCGACAGGACAGGCCGGGGACAGGAAGCGAGCCGCCGTCAGGCGGCGATGAGCCCCGCGGGGAGGAGCGAGGCCGCCCAAGGCCGCGGCGTCGGCCGGATCGGCGTCCCCGCGAGCGTCAGGACGGCGGCGGGGATACGGGGAAAGGGGAGGCATAA
- the ftsY gene encoding signal recognition particle-docking protein FtsY, whose protein sequence is MAFFARLKDSLRGVKERWSGGIASLFSGASFDDAFWEELEERLIAGDVGAELSEELTSALRREAKQRGISSPEALKDVFVSLISEELLSVPGMGQPFEPGEGGVPLVLLMVGINGSGKTTSAGKLAAQFLKRGKRVVMAAADTFRAAAIEQLQVWGERAGVRVVAQSQGSDPAAVAFDAWQAARSSEADVLIVDTAGRLHAKHNLMEELRKIHRVLEREAGSERLRTVLVLDSVLGQNSVAQAETFNAMLPLSAVILTKYDNTAKGGVVLSIARKLKVPVRYIGLGEGTDDLSPFDPREFAAALMEGGTPR, encoded by the coding sequence ATGGCATTTTTCGCGCGCTTGAAGGACAGCCTCAGGGGGGTCAAGGAACGCTGGAGCGGGGGGATTGCCTCGCTCTTCTCGGGGGCCTCCTTCGACGATGCTTTCTGGGAGGAGCTCGAGGAGCGCCTGATCGCGGGGGACGTCGGCGCGGAGCTCTCGGAGGAGCTGACCTCCGCCCTCAGGCGAGAGGCGAAACAACGAGGGATCTCCTCACCGGAGGCCCTGAAGGACGTCTTCGTGTCGCTGATCTCCGAGGAGCTGCTCTCCGTCCCCGGGATGGGGCAGCCCTTCGAGCCCGGTGAGGGTGGCGTCCCCCTGGTCCTCCTGATGGTCGGCATCAACGGGAGCGGAAAGACGACCTCGGCGGGCAAGCTCGCCGCGCAGTTCCTGAAGCGGGGAAAGCGCGTCGTCATGGCGGCGGCGGACACCTTCCGGGCCGCGGCCATCGAGCAGCTTCAGGTCTGGGGTGAGCGCGCCGGGGTGCGGGTCGTCGCCCAGAGTCAGGGCAGCGACCCGGCGGCCGTGGCCTTCGACGCCTGGCAGGCCGCCCGTTCCTCGGAGGCCGACGTCCTGATCGTGGACACGGCGGGGCGCCTGCACGCAAAACACAACCTCATGGAGGAGCTCCGTAAAATTCACCGCGTCCTCGAGCGGGAGGCGGGGAGCGAGCGGCTTCGAACCGTCCTCGTCCTGGACTCCGTGCTGGGCCAGAACTCCGTGGCGCAGGCCGAGACCTTCAACGCGATGCTACCCCTCTCCGCCGTCATCCTGACCAAGTACGACAACACGGCCAAGGGCGGGGTGGTCCTCTCCATCGCCCGCAAGCTCAAGGTCCCGGTGCGCTACATCGGCCTGGGCGAGGGGACGGACGACCTCAGTCCCTTCGACCCCCGGGAGTTCGCCGCCGCACTGATGGAAGGCGGGACCCCCCGATGA
- a CDS encoding DUF4416 family protein, which produces MSESVRGAGPLVKRIAGVLYPDSEADRFAWVLDEAKRLWGEPNLIGEPIPFTLTDYYRDIAPCLMRRFVCFRGLADAGGLADWKRAACALEARSRTPRAVNVDPGYVDGARLVLASTKDHAHRIWLRDGIYAEVTLRFRFGGWRSFDYTFPDFRGGCYDAFLTETRRLWLAETAHLRRGQGGARRSSE; this is translated from the coding sequence GTGAGCGAGTCGGTTCGGGGCGCGGGGCCCCTGGTGAAGCGCATCGCCGGGGTACTCTACCCCGACTCGGAGGCGGATCGCTTCGCCTGGGTCCTGGACGAGGCGAAGCGCCTCTGGGGGGAGCCGAACCTCATCGGCGAGCCCATACCCTTTACGCTGACGGACTACTACCGGGACATCGCGCCGTGTCTGATGCGGCGCTTCGTCTGTTTTCGGGGGCTTGCGGATGCCGGGGGGCTTGCGGACTGGAAACGCGCGGCCTGTGCCCTGGAGGCCCGGAGCCGGACTCCGCGCGCGGTCAACGTCGATCCCGGATACGTCGACGGCGCTCGACTCGTGCTGGCCTCCACGAAGGACCATGCGCACCGCATATGGCTTCGGGACGGCATCTACGCCGAGGTGACGCTGCGCTTCCGGTTCGGCGGCTGGCGGAGCTTCGATTACACGTTTCCCGATTTCCGGGGCGGGTGCTACGACGCCTTCCTGACGGAGACCCGTCGTCTCTGGCTGGCGGAGACGGCGCACCTCCGACGGGGGCAGGGGGGAGCCCGAAGGAGCTCTGAATAA
- the purB gene encoding adenylosuccinate lyase, producing the protein MIERYTTKEMARLWSEENRLSVMLNVELAVCRAWCGLGRIPEDALRDILARARFSVERVREIESEVQHDVVAFVSAVAENVGENGRYLHLGLTSSDVLDTASSLMLRDSLELTVSAARELDASVLDLARRYKHLPCIGRTHGIHAEPTTLGLKFLNWHSELKRDLERLELAKRHIAVGKISGAVGTYALCPPELEVRVCAILGLTPAEVSNQILQRDRHAEVLNALALLGCAMERMATEVRHLQRTEVGEAFEPFGRGQKGSSAMPHKRNPIKCERICGMARLLRGCAQTGMENVALWHERDISHSSTERVLWPDAFNLVHFMLRDMTNILRGLTVDEARVRGNIDITGGLVYSQRVLTFLLDELNLSREAAYAVVQENAMRTARGEGRFPDLLLRDGRIQGLVEPERLEALFENGFYLRHVDAIFDRFAKD; encoded by the coding sequence ATGATCGAGCGCTATACGACGAAGGAGATGGCCCGGCTTTGGAGCGAGGAGAACCGCCTCTCCGTCATGCTGAACGTGGAGCTGGCCGTCTGCCGCGCCTGGTGCGGGCTGGGCCGGATCCCGGAGGACGCCCTGCGGGATATCCTGGCCAGGGCTCGTTTCTCCGTGGAGCGGGTCCGGGAGATCGAGAGCGAGGTCCAGCACGACGTCGTCGCCTTCGTGAGCGCGGTGGCGGAGAACGTCGGAGAGAACGGGCGGTATCTGCACCTGGGCCTGACGAGCAGCGACGTGCTGGATACGGCGAGCTCCCTCATGCTTCGGGACTCCCTGGAGCTGACGGTGTCGGCGGCACGGGAGCTGGACGCCTCGGTGCTGGACCTGGCGCGGCGGTACAAGCATCTGCCCTGCATCGGGCGCACGCACGGAATCCACGCGGAGCCGACGACCCTGGGCCTGAAGTTCCTGAATTGGCATTCCGAGCTGAAGCGCGACCTGGAGCGTCTGGAGCTGGCGAAGCGACACATCGCGGTCGGCAAGATATCGGGTGCGGTGGGGACCTACGCGCTCTGTCCCCCGGAGCTCGAGGTCCGGGTCTGCGCGATCCTGGGCCTGACCCCCGCGGAGGTCTCCAACCAGATCCTCCAGCGGGATCGGCACGCCGAGGTGCTGAACGCGCTGGCCCTCTTGGGGTGCGCGATGGAGCGGATGGCGACCGAGGTCCGGCACCTTCAGCGCACGGAGGTCGGGGAGGCCTTCGAGCCCTTCGGCAGGGGACAGAAGGGCTCGAGCGCGATGCCCCACAAGCGGAACCCCATCAAGTGCGAGCGCATCTGCGGCATGGCACGCCTGCTGCGGGGCTGCGCCCAGACGGGGATGGAGAACGTGGCCCTCTGGCACGAGCGGGACATCAGCCACTCCTCGACGGAGCGCGTCCTGTGGCCGGACGCCTTCAACCTCGTCCACTTCATGCTGCGCGACATGACGAACATCCTGCGGGGCCTGACCGTGGACGAGGCGCGGGTCCGCGGGAACATCGACATCACGGGCGGCCTGGTCTACAGCCAGCGGGTCCTGACCTTCCTGCTCGACGAGCTGAACCTCTCGCGCGAGGCGGCCTATGCGGTCGTCCAGGAGAACGCGATGCGCACGGCCCGGGGCGAGGGGCGTTTCCCGGACCTGCTGCTGCGAGACGGGCGCATCCAGGGGCTCGTGGAGCCGGAGCGCCTCGAGGCCCTCTTCGAGAACGGGTTCTACCTGCGGCACGTGGACGCGATCTTCGACCGCTTCGCGAAGGACTGA
- a CDS encoding tyrosine-type recombinase/integrase, translated as MDRHTAESRVGQFRLYLLAERGRSPHTAESYVSDLRQWLQFCDGAGCPPYPPSPDDVAAFRRGLAAEGKARSTQQRAVAAIRSWMRFVEMEEGSEEDLPLPELPRRTRKEPRILNEAEIGRLLDACRGPRPLDVRDLAIVELGYGCGLRASELCGLEVVDLDFDSRLLRTLGKGSKARVVPFLGEAARSVRLYLDSARHDLNRLGDGHVFLSRLGRPLRREDLWRILRRRGAAAGIARSRLYPHILRHSFATHLLARGMDMRTLQEMLGHASIMTTQVYAHFDREMRTEYDRFHPRA; from the coding sequence TTGGACCGGCACACGGCTGAGAGCAGGGTCGGTCAATTTCGCCTCTACCTGCTGGCGGAACGGGGCCGGAGCCCTCACACCGCGGAGAGCTACGTCTCGGACCTCCGCCAGTGGCTCCAGTTCTGCGACGGGGCGGGATGCCCGCCCTACCCGCCCTCCCCCGATGACGTCGCCGCCTTCCGCCGGGGCCTCGCAGCCGAGGGCAAGGCCCGTTCGACGCAGCAGCGCGCGGTCGCGGCGATTCGCTCCTGGATGCGCTTCGTCGAGATGGAGGAGGGGAGCGAAGAGGATCTGCCCCTGCCGGAGCTCCCCCGCAGGACCCGAAAGGAGCCCCGCATCCTGAACGAGGCGGAGATCGGGCGCCTGCTGGACGCCTGCCGCGGCCCGCGGCCTCTGGACGTGCGGGACCTCGCCATCGTCGAGCTGGGATACGGCTGCGGCCTGAGGGCCAGCGAGCTCTGCGGGCTGGAGGTCGTGGACCTGGACTTCGACTCCCGGCTGCTGCGGACCCTCGGCAAGGGGAGCAAGGCGCGGGTCGTTCCCTTTCTGGGGGAGGCGGCGCGGAGCGTCCGGCTCTATCTGGACTCCGCGCGTCACGACCTGAACCGCCTCGGAGACGGGCACGTGTTCCTGTCCCGCCTGGGCCGTCCCCTGCGCCGCGAGGACCTCTGGCGCATCCTGAGGCGTCGGGGCGCGGCGGCGGGCATCGCGCGGTCCCGCCTGTATCCGCACATCCTGCGGCACAGCTTCGCGACGCACCTGTTGGCCCGGGGGATGGACATGCGGACGCTCCAGGAGATGCTGGGGCACGCGTCGATCATGACGACGCAGGTCTACGCCCATTTCGACCGCGAGATGCGGACGGAGTATGATCGCTTTCACCCCAGGGCGTGA
- a CDS encoding purine-nucleoside phosphorylase codes for MDDELCGYDRAMRALDCLCRAAGDFKPRTAVVLGSGLGSVADEVEDARILPAAKIPGWPISTAPGHAGRVVMGTLEGRPVILLQGRVHCYEGYSMQDVTFPVRVLGMMGVRQYVATNASGGVNPDLAPGDIAAVWDHINLMGANPLVGPSEPRWNVRFPDMTHAYSPRLLELLDRAAAGVGMTLKRGVYAAFMGPSYETPAEVRMARILGADLVGMSTVPEVVVANAMGMETAVLSCVANRASGMGDEHLTEEEVLRVMAESSRSLALLIRGLLRALASEDR; via the coding sequence ATGGATGATGAACTCTGCGGTTACGACCGTGCCATGAGGGCACTCGATTGTCTGTGCCGTGCGGCCGGGGACTTCAAGCCCCGCACGGCCGTGGTCCTGGGATCCGGCCTGGGGTCCGTCGCGGATGAGGTGGAGGATGCCCGCATCCTGCCAGCGGCGAAGATTCCCGGATGGCCGATCTCCACGGCGCCCGGCCACGCCGGACGCGTGGTGATGGGGACGCTCGAGGGGCGCCCGGTGATCCTGCTGCAGGGCCGCGTGCACTGTTACGAGGGCTATTCCATGCAGGATGTCACCTTTCCGGTGCGGGTGCTCGGGATGATGGGCGTTCGGCAGTACGTGGCCACGAACGCCTCGGGCGGGGTCAATCCCGATCTGGCGCCGGGCGATATCGCCGCGGTTTGGGATCACATCAACCTGATGGGGGCCAACCCCCTTGTCGGGCCCTCCGAGCCGCGGTGGAACGTGCGCTTTCCCGATATGACCCATGCCTATAGCCCGCGGCTTCTGGAGCTTCTGGATCGGGCCGCGGCAGGGGTCGGCATGACCCTGAAGCGGGGTGTTTACGCGGCCTTCATGGGCCCCTCCTACGAGACCCCGGCCGAGGTGCGCATGGCCCGTATCCTCGGGGCGGACCTCGTCGGCATGTCCACGGTGCCCGAGGTCGTCGTCGCGAACGCCATGGGGATGGAGACCGCCGTGCTCTCCTGCGTGGCGAACAGGGCCTCGGGGATGGGGGACGAGCATCTTACGGAGGAGGAAGTGCTTCGGGTGATGGCGGAGTCGTCGCGTTCCCTGGCGCTTCTGATCCGGGGCCTGCTACGCGCCCTGGCCTCCGAGGACCGCTAG
- a CDS encoding M23 family metallopeptidase — protein sequence MKNLERGFPGSSWGLGILFWLLLCHPAWGSAFVTFPSSWDIGQAFALSLSSAAEYRNPSVTWLGRTVSLDVEQGGEGYVSYGLLGSYVRDVKPGEYPLVFEFTQNGQRIRATGTVRLVARKYPEEHLKVSPKMVFPSKVDQPRIKREAALAAAARRTMTVKRRWTTPPQYPVRSVVTSSYGFRRVYNGTPRSPHAGTDFRAAVGTPVAAPFSGTVVLTGDHYYAGRSVYVDSGNGVLSVFFHLSEIGVKVGDRVNKGQIVGKSGATGRITGPHLHYGLSLAGQYVDPFPLFKTSITAMLKGMEREEIDTD from the coding sequence ATGAAAAATCTCGAGAGGGGGTTCCCGGGTTCCTCGTGGGGCCTGGGAATCCTTTTCTGGCTCCTGCTCTGTCACCCGGCCTGGGGTAGCGCGTTCGTGACCTTTCCGTCGAGCTGGGACATTGGGCAGGCCTTCGCCCTGTCCCTCTCCTCGGCTGCGGAGTACCGGAACCCCTCGGTGACCTGGCTGGGCCGGACGGTCTCGCTGGACGTGGAACAGGGCGGGGAGGGCTATGTCTCCTACGGCCTGCTGGGCTCCTATGTCCGCGACGTCAAGCCGGGCGAGTACCCGCTGGTCTTCGAGTTCACCCAGAACGGGCAGAGGATCAGGGCTACGGGCACGGTGCGCCTCGTGGCCCGGAAGTACCCCGAGGAGCACCTCAAGGTCAGCCCGAAGATGGTCTTCCCCTCCAAGGTCGATCAGCCTCGGATCAAGAGGGAGGCGGCGCTCGCCGCGGCGGCCAGGAGGACGATGACGGTGAAGCGGCGCTGGACGACTCCGCCGCAGTATCCGGTCCGCAGCGTCGTCACGAGCAGCTATGGGTTTCGGCGCGTCTACAACGGGACGCCGCGGAGCCCCCATGCCGGGACAGATTTTCGGGCTGCGGTGGGGACCCCGGTCGCGGCGCCGTTCTCCGGGACCGTCGTCCTCACGGGGGACCATTACTACGCCGGCAGGAGCGTCTACGTGGACTCCGGGAACGGCGTGCTCAGCGTGTTCTTTCACCTGAGCGAGATCGGGGTGAAGGTGGGCGATCGGGTGAACAAGGGCCAGATCGTGGGAAAAAGCGGCGCGACGGGGCGCATCACGGGCCCGCACCTGCACTATGGCCTGAGTCTGGCGGGACAGTACGTCGATCCGTTCCCATTGTTCAAGACGAGCATCACCGCGATGCTGAAGGGGATGGAGCGCGAGGAGATCGATACGGACTGA